A single genomic interval of Magnetospirillum sp. 15-1 harbors:
- a CDS encoding cupin domain-containing protein: MNKELADVDDLLCGIMRYKHGAASPYHFHENCEHFYFIMTGHGEVETPEGVTPVGPGTMVFIPAEEKHRLRASKDALFYFEFQAPNRFKTTILDGTEDDLRWERVDGRVWVQS; encoded by the coding sequence GTGAACAAGGAGCTCGCCGATGTCGATGATCTCCTGTGCGGGATCATGCGTTACAAGCACGGCGCCGCCTCGCCCTATCACTTCCATGAGAATTGCGAGCACTTCTACTTCATCATGACCGGTCATGGCGAAGTGGAGACCCCCGAGGGCGTCACCCCGGTCGGGCCGGGGACCATGGTCTTCATCCCCGCCGAGGAAAAGCATCGCCTGCGGGCCTCGAAGGACGCGCTGTTCTATTTCGAGTTCCAGGCTCCCAACCGCTTCAAGACCACCATTCTGGACGGAACCGAGGACGACCTGCGCTGGGAGCGCGTGGACGGACGGGTCTGGGTCCAGAGCTGA
- a CDS encoding AraC family ligand binding domain-containing protein, producing MTTTFIETNTIAPVTLNDGQGRYAEILNDALCGAKSVVGSLRWLDAGQSLAARSDATTHQVVYLMEGQGVISLDGKDYEVGTGAGIYLGPSEAASISQKGGSPLKLFHLVVPSPAS from the coding sequence ATGACCACGACTTTCATCGAAACCAACACCATCGCCCCCGTCACCCTGAACGACGGCCAGGGGCGCTATGCCGAGATCCTCAATGACGCCCTGTGCGGCGCCAAGAGCGTGGTGGGCAGCCTGCGCTGGCTGGACGCCGGCCAGAGCCTCGCCGCCCGGTCGGACGCCACCACCCACCAGGTCGTCTACCTGATGGAAGGCCAGGGTGTGATCAGCCTGGATGGCAAGGATTACGAGGTCGGCACCGGTGCCGGCATCTATCTCGGTCCTTCCGAGGCCGCCAGCATCAGCCAGAAGGGAGGCTCTCCCCTGAAGCTCTTCCATCTGGTGGTTCCGTCGCCGGCGAGCTGA
- a CDS encoding ABC transporter ATP-binding protein, with product MSGLAPILETRKLTRFFGSVRVTGDVDFALHPGERRAVIGPNGAGKTTFVNLLSGRLAPSSGQVLLGGETVTALGEAQRIKRGMGRTFQITSLFPNLSVRKNVFLAVAEHEGVAWSLLRSAASHRGQFERVDELVERVGLADVAEVKAQDLPYGRQRLLEIAVALALRPKVLLLDEPAAGIPTSESHIILTILDSLPKDIAVLLIDHDMDLVFRFAHRITVLVQGSIMVEGTPAEIAADERVRKIYLGEGDHAAA from the coding sequence ATGAGCGGTTTGGCGCCTATTCTCGAGACGCGGAAGCTCACCCGCTTCTTCGGCTCGGTGCGGGTGACGGGCGACGTGGATTTCGCCCTCCATCCCGGCGAGCGCCGGGCGGTGATCGGCCCCAACGGGGCGGGCAAGACCACCTTCGTCAACCTACTGAGCGGCCGGCTGGCGCCCAGTTCGGGCCAAGTCCTGCTGGGCGGCGAGACCGTCACCGCCCTGGGCGAGGCCCAGCGGATCAAGCGGGGCATGGGGCGGACCTTCCAGATCACCTCGCTGTTTCCCAACCTGTCGGTGCGCAAGAACGTCTTTCTGGCGGTGGCCGAGCACGAGGGTGTCGCCTGGAGCCTGCTGCGGTCGGCGGCGTCCCACCGCGGCCAGTTCGAACGGGTGGACGAACTGGTGGAGCGGGTCGGTCTGGCCGACGTCGCCGAGGTCAAGGCCCAGGACCTGCCCTATGGGCGCCAAAGGCTGCTGGAGATCGCCGTGGCCCTGGCGCTGCGCCCCAAGGTGCTGCTGCTGGACGAGCCGGCGGCCGGCATTCCCACTTCGGAAAGCCACATCATCCTGACCATCCTCGACTCGCTGCCCAAGGACATCGCGGTGCTGCTGATCGACCACGACATGGATCTGGTCTTCCGCTTCGCCCACCGCATCACCGTCCTGGTCCAGGGCTCGATCATGGTCGAGGGCACGCCGGCCGAGATCGCCGCCGATGAACGAGTCCGCAAGATCTATCTGGGGGAGGGCGACCATGCTGCGGCTTGA
- a CDS encoding ABC transporter ATP-binding protein: MLRLEGVTAGYGHTVILEGIDLSLAPGGLLAVLGRNGVGKSTLMKTIVGQTRLRQGEIRFGSDTISGHSSYRRSRMGIGYVPQTRDIFPSLTVEENLLIAARPGKWTLERVFDLFPNLAARRGNKGTEISGGEQQMLAIGRALMGNPSLLLLDEPMEGLAPVIVEQLLEAFHALRQDGDLALILVEQYVNLALNFSPTTIVLDRGRVVFSGESERLRTDQTLMTDLIGAGGQSKARH, encoded by the coding sequence ATGCTGCGGCTTGAGGGCGTGACGGCCGGCTACGGCCATACGGTCATTCTGGAAGGCATCGACCTCAGCCTGGCCCCCGGCGGCCTGCTGGCGGTGCTGGGGCGCAACGGCGTCGGCAAATCCACCCTGATGAAGACCATCGTCGGCCAGACCCGGCTGCGCCAGGGGGAAATCCGCTTCGGATCGGACACCATCTCCGGCCATTCCTCCTACCGGCGGTCGCGCATGGGGATCGGCTACGTCCCCCAGACCCGCGACATCTTCCCGTCGCTGACCGTGGAGGAGAACCTGCTGATCGCCGCCCGTCCGGGGAAATGGACGCTGGAGCGGGTGTTCGACCTGTTCCCCAATCTGGCGGCACGCCGCGGCAACAAGGGCACCGAGATTTCCGGCGGCGAGCAGCAGATGCTGGCCATCGGCCGCGCCCTGATGGGCAATCCCTCCCTGCTGCTGCTGGACGAGCCCATGGAAGGGCTGGCGCCGGTGATCGTCGAGCAACTGCTCGAGGCCTTCCATGCCCTGCGGCAGGACGGCGATCTGGCCCTGATCCTAGTGGAGCAATACGTCAACCTCGCCCTGAACTTTTCCCCCACCACCATCGTTCTCGATCGCGGCCGGGTGGTGTTCAGCGGCGAATCCGAGCGGCTGCGCACCGATCAAACCCTGATGACCGATCTGATCGGTGCCGGCGGCCAGTCCAAGGCCAGGCATTAG
- a CDS encoding branched-chain amino acid ABC transporter permease, protein MSDRSNAAVLLWPQTGASGMRRALSLLPWVAASAIPTLVPGYTPLASQMVVMILFALSLDLLVGFTGIVTLGHAALFGTGAYTAGILALRLTNDPLITALCGMAAAALVGLVTGSCMLRTKGLAFLVLSLAAAFMLHELANMASSVTGGDDGLQGVSFSPLLGVFEFDFRGHTAFYYSLACLFAAFLLVRRVVNSPFGWSLRGIRENDGRMRAVGCPIYARRLAAYVMSSALAGLAGALQAQTTQFVALNSLSLELSGDVLIMLILGGSGRLYGAFVGVPLFMFAQDLLAKEDPANWYLGQGLILMVMTLFVPGGVLGLAERIRRNLGRGGRR, encoded by the coding sequence ATGTCCGACCGATCGAATGCCGCCGTTCTCCTCTGGCCCCAGACGGGTGCCTCGGGGATGAGGCGAGCCCTGTCGCTGCTGCCGTGGGTGGCCGCCTCGGCGATCCCGACCCTGGTCCCCGGCTATACGCCCCTGGCCAGTCAGATGGTGGTGATGATCCTGTTCGCCCTGTCGCTGGACCTGCTGGTCGGCTTTACCGGGATCGTCACCCTGGGCCATGCCGCCCTGTTCGGCACCGGCGCCTATACCGCCGGCATCCTGGCGCTGCGGCTGACCAACGATCCCCTGATCACCGCCCTGTGCGGCATGGCGGCGGCGGCCCTGGTCGGGCTGGTGACCGGAAGCTGCATGCTGCGCACCAAGGGGCTGGCCTTCCTGGTGCTGTCCCTGGCGGCGGCCTTCATGCTGCACGAACTGGCCAACATGGCGAGCTCGGTGACCGGCGGCGACGACGGCCTGCAGGGCGTGAGCTTCTCGCCCCTGCTCGGCGTGTTCGAGTTCGATTTCAGGGGGCACACGGCGTTCTATTACAGTCTGGCCTGCCTGTTCGCCGCCTTTCTGCTGGTGCGCCGGGTGGTCAATTCCCCCTTCGGCTGGTCGCTGCGCGGCATCCGCGAGAATGACGGCCGCATGCGGGCCGTCGGCTGCCCCATCTATGCCCGCCGTCTGGCCGCCTATGTGATGTCCTCGGCCCTGGCCGGGCTGGCCGGAGCGTTGCAGGCGCAGACCACCCAGTTCGTGGCGCTCAATTCCCTCAGCCTGGAGCTGTCCGGCGACGTGCTGATCATGCTGATCCTGGGCGGTTCGGGGCGGCTGTACGGCGCCTTCGTGGGCGTGCCGCTGTTCATGTTCGCCCAGGACCTGCTGGCCAAGGAAGACCCGGCCAACTGGTATCTGGGCCAGGGACTGATCCTGATGGTGATGACCCTGTTCGTGCCGGGCGGCGTGCTGGGCCTGGCCGAGCGCATCCGGCGCAATCTGGGACGGGGAGGCCGGCGATGA
- a CDS encoding branched-chain amino acid ABC transporter permease produces the protein MTAVVTVLFFGVAYGMILYLISVGLSVTMGLMGFVNLAHGVFAMLGGYAAVTLMNQTGMSLFAALPLACLAVTVIGFGLERTLYSRLYGRSELDQVLFSMGLILISMALVRLVWGPQAQPVQLPDYLKGQSVIGGIELPTYRFVLVAFGAAVIVALWVVFERTLFGARIRAAVDNRAMAQAIGIDTSRLFAVTFGLGTGLAALGGALGADVLAIAPNYPLHYIVYFMVVVAVGGLGSVRGPFIAALSIGLADTACKYLLPEMGSVFIFAFVFALLLWRPNGITGKR, from the coding sequence ATGACGGCGGTTGTCACGGTGCTGTTCTTCGGGGTGGCCTACGGGATGATTCTCTATCTCATCTCGGTGGGCCTGTCGGTCACCATGGGATTGATGGGGTTCGTCAATCTCGCGCACGGCGTCTTCGCCATGCTGGGCGGCTATGCCGCCGTGACCTTGATGAACCAAACGGGCATGTCGCTGTTCGCGGCGCTTCCCCTGGCCTGTCTGGCGGTCACCGTCATCGGTTTCGGCCTGGAGCGCACCCTGTATTCCCGTCTCTACGGGCGGTCGGAGCTGGATCAGGTCCTGTTTTCCATGGGGCTGATCCTGATTTCCATGGCCCTGGTCCGGCTGGTGTGGGGGCCGCAGGCCCAACCCGTCCAGTTGCCCGACTACCTGAAGGGCCAGTCGGTGATCGGCGGCATCGAACTGCCCACCTACCGCTTCGTGCTGGTGGCCTTCGGAGCCGCGGTGATCGTCGCCCTGTGGGTGGTCTTCGAGCGGACCCTGTTCGGGGCGCGCATCAGGGCGGCGGTGGACAACCGGGCCATGGCCCAGGCCATCGGCATCGACACCAGCCGGCTGTTCGCCGTCACCTTCGGCCTGGGCACCGGTCTGGCCGCCCTGGGCGGCGCGTTGGGCGCCGACGTGCTGGCCATCGCCCCCAACTACCCGCTCCACTACATCGTCTACTTCATGGTGGTGGTGGCGGTGGGGGGGCTGGGCAGCGTTCGCGGCCCCTTCATCGCCGCGCTGTCCATCGGACTGGCCGACACCGCCTGCAAGTACCTGCTTCCCGAAATGGGCTCCGTCTTCATCTTCGCCTTCGTCTTCGCCCTGTTGCTGTGGCGGCCGAACGGCATCACCGGCAAGCGCTGA